One Ricinus communis isolate WT05 ecotype wild-type chromosome 1, ASM1957865v1, whole genome shotgun sequence DNA window includes the following coding sequences:
- the LOC8261009 gene encoding acyl-coenzyme A thioesterase 2, chloroplastic-like: MKPIFSKLHKSNTLFANSWKQLKPTSNFSKQSKPILETALYDPIPCHFIRRRCFSSNEIPDPQNVTQKVSAFTSPSESTAPIDAGSSIRKPISLWPGMYHSPVTNALWEARSSIFEKPAADSPLDDSSESELVTKTPSRSRTVILYNFSSDFVLREQYRNPWNEIRMGKLVEDLDALAGTISYKHCCNEDGMTRPILLVTASVDRMVLKMPIRVDADLRIAGAVTWVGRSSMEIQLEVTQSTEGTPNPSDSLALIANFTFVARDSKTGKSAPVNRISPETEQEKLLWEEAEERNKTRKQKRAESKIDTENRDMERLNALLAEGRIFSDMPALADRDSILIKDTCHQNSLICQPQQRNIHGRIFGGFLMRKAFELAFSTAYAFAGAAPRFVEVDHVDFLKPVDVGNFLRLKSCVLYTELQDPARPLINVEVIAHVTRPELRSSEVSNKFYFTFTVRPEAIKDGLRIRNVFPATEEEGRRVLERMDAENSQIAKS, from the exons ATGAAACCCATCTTCtcaaaattacataaaagcAATACCCTCTTTGCCAATTCATGGAAACAATTGAAACCCACTTCAAATTTCTCAAAGCAGTCAAAACCCATATTGGAAACCGCATTATATGATCCAATCCCTTGCCATTTCATTCGAAGGAGATGTTTTTCTTCCAATGAAATTCCAGACCCACAAAATGTTACACAAAAGGTTTCAGCTTTTACTTCTCCAAGTGAGAGTACAGCTCCAATTGATGCAGGCTCTTCCATCAGAAAACCTATTAGTTTGTGGCCAGGAATGTACCATTCACCTGTAACTAATGCTTTATGGGAAGCAAGATCAAGCATTTTTGAAAAACCTGCTGCTGATTCACCACTTGATGACAGTTCAGAGAGTGAATTGGTAACAAAAACGCCTTCAAGGAGTAGGACTGTCATTCTTTATAACTTCTCTTCTGATTTTGTACTCAGAGAGCAGTATAGGAACCCTTGGAATGAAATTAGGATGGGGAAATTAGTTGAAGATCTTGATGCACTTGCTGGTACCATTTCCTATAAG CACTGCTGCAATGAAGATGGTATGACAAGGCCTATTTTATTGGTTACTGCTTCTGTTGACAGGATGGTTCTTAAAATGCCAATCCGTGTTGATGCTGATCTTAGAATAGCTGGTGCTGTTACATGGGTTGGGCGGTCATCCATGGAGATTCAATTGGAAGTAACTCAATCAACAGAAG GGACTCCCAATCCATCTGACTCACTTGCTCTTATAGCAAACTTCACATTTGTGGCTCGTGATTCAAAGACTGGGAAATCAGCTCCTGTTAACCGGATCTCACCGGAAACTGAACAAGAAAAATTGCTCTGGGAAGAAgcagaagaaagaaacaaaacaagaaaacagAAGAGAGCAGAAAGTAAAATAGATACTGAGAATAGGGACATGGAAAGGCTCAACGCATTGCTCGCCGAAGGCCGGATCTTCAGTGACATGCCGGCATTGGCAGACAGAGATAGCATTCTTATAAAGGATACTTGCCATCAGAACTCTTTGATCTGTCAACCACAGCAAAGGAACATTCATGGtcgaatttttggtggatttctAATGCGCAAAGCATTTGAGCTGGCCTTTTCAACTGCTTATGCATTTGCTGGTGCAGCACCACGCTTTGTTGAAGTTGATCATGTTGATTTCTTAAAACCT GTAGATGTTGGAAATTTTCTTCGCTTGAAGTCCTGTGTTCTGTACACAGAGCTTCAGGACCCTGCTAGACCACTGATTAATGTGGAAGTCATAGCTCATGTTACAAGGCCTGAGCTAAGGTCCAGTGAG GTATCTAACAAGTTCTACTTCACATTCACCGTCCGTCCTGAGGCCATTAAAGATGGATTAAGGATTCGGAATGTTTTTCCAGCTACAGAAGAAGAAGGGCGCCGAGTGCTTGAACGTATGGATGCTGAGAATTCCCAGATTGCAAAATCATGA